The following coding sequences lie in one Takifugu flavidus isolate HTHZ2018 chromosome 4, ASM371156v2, whole genome shotgun sequence genomic window:
- the LOC130524379 gene encoding nuclear receptor subfamily 1 group D member 1-like isoform X2, with protein MENSPGGGVILYAGSSGSASPSPGSPSSGYQTQSPSSHSQPSSPEGVSFQEIGPLKQRGEPGGGNPSPRMVFQFPEVNNAPVAQITTVSSATYNHPTVAKRPCGLTGTFTKTGGMVLLCKVCGDIASGFHYGVHACEGCKGFFRRSIQQNIHYKMCVKNEKCLIMRMNRNRCQHCRFKKCLAVGMSRDAVRFGRIPKREKQRLLDEMQSYMNSLNESAPVDMEMSPPSDAPCSPETLTNEGAAPMPPSYSSSLMNSDEKLLKMAGGNANAMSFQNGSVQEAAISHSAAQTQTEQDNMTSGYSGQSNCPVDHNNDNNANTKVDNNKYTFHSNQNQCPFSGALSPQSSSISQNSFSARESHNQSPCPWKLNGGAKVLACPLNACPVAPASRSSQEVWDSFSQCFTPAVREVVEFAKSIPGFQSLSQHDQVMLLKSGTFQVLMVRFCSLFDAKERAVTFLNGQTYSLASLRALGMGSLLDAMFDFSEKLGSMGLEPDEMALFMAVVLVSADRSGIVDVGAVEQLQENLIKALRSLITSRRPDDSTLFPKLLLRLPDLRTLNNHHSDKLLAFRIDP; from the exons ATGGAAAACAGTCCTGGTG GTGGTGTCATCCTGTATGCCGGTTCATCCGGCAGCGCCAGCCCCAGTCCTGGCAGTCCTTCCAGCGGATACCAGACGCAGTCGCCCTCCTCTCACTCGCAGCCCTCATCGCCAGAGGGCGTGTCCTTTCAGGAAATTGGGCCCctaaaacagagaggagagccaGGGGGTGGAAATCCTTCTCCACGAATGGTTTTCCAGTTTCCCGAAGTAAACAACGCTCCTGTTGCCCAAATAACAACAGTATCATCGGCGACCTACAACCACCCCACAGTCGCCAAGAGACCTTGCGGTCTTACAGGCACATTCACCA AGACCGGAGGTATGGTACTCCTGTGTAAGGTGTGCGGAGACATTGCATCTGGGTTCCATTATGGTGTGCACGCCTGCGAAGGCTGCAAG GGCTTTTTCAGACGCAGCATCCAGCAGAATATCCACTACAAGATGTGCGTCAAGAATGAGAAGTGTCTCATCATGCGCATGAACAGAAACCGGTGTCAGCACTGCCGCTTCAAAAAGTGTCTCGCTGTTGGAATGTCAAGAGATG CTGTGCGTTTTGGGCGTATCCCTAAACGAGAGAAGCAGAGGCTGCTGGACGAGATGCAGAGCTACATGAACAGCCTCAATGAGTCGGCGCCCGTCGACATGGAGATGTCGCCTCCCTCTGACGCCCCGTGCAGTCCGGAGACCCTGACAAACGAAGGAGCGGCCCCGATGCCACCGTCTTACTCCAGCAGCTTAATGAACAGTGACGAGAAGCTGCTCAAGATGGCTGGCGGCAACGCCAACGCGATGTCTTTCCAAAACGGCTCAGTGCAGGAAGCCGCCATCTCGCACTCCGCTGCGCAGACCCAGACGGAGCAGGACAACATGACGTCGGGCTACTCCGGACAGTCAAACTGCCCAGTGGAccacaacaatgacaacaatgCTAACACCAAGGTTGACAACAACAAGTACACCTTCCATTCCAATCAAAACCAGTGTCCCTTTAGTGGCGCCCTATCACCTCAGTCCAGTTCGATCAGCCAGAACAGTTTCTCAGCCAGGGAGTCCCACAACCAAAGTCCTTGCCCCTGGAAACTAAACGGAGGCGCCAAAGTGCTG GCGTGTCCGCTCAATGCTTGTCCGGTTGCACCGGCCAGCCGATCCAGTCAGGAGGTGTGGGATTCTTTCTCCCAGTGCTTCACCCCCGCGGTCAGAGAAGTCGTGGAATTTGCAAAGAGCATCCCAGGCTTCCAGAGCCTCAGCCAGCACGACCAGGTCATGCTGCTGAAATCCGGCACCTTCCAG GTTTTGATGGTGAGGTTCTGTTCACTGTTTGACGCCAAGGAGCGGGCGGTGACCTTCCTCAACGGGCAGACGTACTCGCTGGCATCGCTGAGGGCTCTGGGGATGGGCTCTCTGCTCGACGCCATGTTTGACTTCAGCGAGAAGCTGGGATCCATGGGCCTGGAGCCAGACGAGATGGCCCTCTTCATGGCCGTCGTGCTCGTCTCTGCCG ATCGCTCGGGCATCGTGGATGTGggagctgtggagcagctgcaggagaacctAATAAAGGCCCTGCGCTCCCTCATCACCAGCCGCCGCCCAGATGACAGCACCCTCTTCCccaagctgctgctgcgtctgcCGGACCTGAGAACCCTCAACAACCATCATTCTGACAAACTCTTGGCCTTCCGTATCGACCCTTGA
- the LOC130524384 gene encoding N6-adenosine-methyltransferase TMT1A-like — MKSCFMNICRCVCDVLTLPLMLMQISGLWAPYKRLFPLMAFNITFSYNRKMHKNKRELFRNVAAFASADGTLRLLEIGCGSGANFKFYPDGCTVICTDPNPHFHQYLRRSMDANAHLTYEEVAVVSGENMEEFEDESVDVVVGTLVLCSVQNVPQVLREVRRVLKPGGAFYFLEHVVSDPSTWTYFFQHVLERLWFYLMDGCRITRATWADLEGAGFSQIHLQRVDAPEVTVLIRPHIMGYAIK, encoded by the exons ATGAAGTCGTGTTTCATGAACATCTGCAGGTGCGTGTGTGATGTTTTGACTCTGCCGCTGATGCTGATGCAGATCTCGGGTCTGTGGGCTCCGTACAAGCGGCTCTTCCCCTTAATGGCCTTTAATATCACGTTTTCCTACAATcgcaaaatgcacaaaaacaagagGGAGCTTTTCCGGAACGTGGCGGCCTTCGCGAGCGCAGACGGTACCCTTCGCCTGCTGGAGATCGGCTGCGGCAGCGGGGCGAACTTCAAGTTCTACCCGGACGGCTGCACCGTGATCTGCACCGACCCCAACCCGCACTTCCACCAGTACCTGCGCAGGAGCATGGACGCGAACGCGCACCTGACCTACGAGGAGGTCGCGGTCGTCTCTGGTGAGAACATGGAAGAATTCGAGGACGAGTCCGTGGACGTCGTGGTCGGCACCTTGGTGCTGTGTTCGGTGCAGAACGTCCCGCAGGTCCTGCGGGAGGTCCGCCGCGTCCTCAAACCC GGTGGTGCCTTCTACTTTCTGGAGCATGTGGTCTCAGATCCCTCCACCTGGACCTACTTCTTCCAGCATGTGCTGGAGCGCCTGTGGTTCTACCTCATGGATGGATGCCGGATCACCAGAGCCACCTGGGCAGATCTGGAGGGAGCCGGATTCTCCCAGATTCACCTACAACGCGTCGATGCCCCAGAGGTCACTGTGCTGATCAGGCCTCACATTATGGGATATGCCATTAAGTGA
- the LOC130524385 gene encoding N6-adenosine-methyltransferase TMT1A-like, with the protein MTLLMQVCTLVVNVLCLPLHLIHAVGLYKLYKHVMPVCLYRIAKVYNKKMHDKKKELFRSLAEFKPPGRQLTLLEIGCGTGTNFQYYPNGCKVICTDPNPQFQRYLTKGMEDNDHLTYDRFVVASGEDMGAVQDNSVDAVVCTLVLCSVDDVTQTLREVHRILRPGGAFFFMEHVVANPSTWSYFFQHVFQPVWYYFGDGCLVTRETWKNLEAAGFSELKLRHIEAPLMFMIRPHVVGYAVK; encoded by the exons ATGACTCTCCTGATGCAGGTCTGCACCCTGGTGGTCAACGTGCTGTGCCTGCCCCTCCATCTGATCCACGCCGTCGGCCTCTACAAGCTCTACAAACATGTCATGCCCGTCTGCCTGTACCGAATAGCCAAGGTGTACAACAAAAAGATGCACGACAAGAAGAAGGAGCTGTTCCGGAGCCTGGCCGAGTTCAAGCCCCCCGGTCGCCAGCTGACGCTCCTGGAGATCGGCTGCGGCACCGGGACCAACTTCCAGTACTACCCGAACGGCTGCAAGGTGATCTGCACCGACCCGAACCCGCAGTTCCAGAGGTACCTGACCAAAGGCATGGAGGACAACGACCACCTGACCTACGACAGGTTCGTGGTGGCGTCCGGGGAGGACATGGGGGCCGTCCAGGACAACTCGGTGGACGCGGTCGTCTGCACCCTGGTGCTCTGCTCCGTGGACGACGTAACGCAAACTCTGCGTGAGGTTCACCGCATACTGAGACCC GGTGGCGCCTTCTTCTTCATGGAGCACGTGGTTGCCAACCCCTCCACCTGGTCCTACTTCTTCCAGCATGTCTTCCAGCCTGTCTGGTACTACTTCGGAGACGGTTGCCTGGTCACTCGGGAAACCTGGAAAAACCTGGAGGCGGCCGGATTCTCCGAGCTCAAGCTGAGGCACATCGAAGCCCCGCTCATGTTCATGATCAGGCCTCATGTCGTGGGCTACGCTGTGAAATAG
- the LOC130524379 gene encoding nuclear receptor subfamily 1 group D member 1-like isoform X1 — protein MQTHTGKEHKKERGGVILYAGSSGSASPSPGSPSSGYQTQSPSSHSQPSSPEGVSFQEIGPLKQRGEPGGGNPSPRMVFQFPEVNNAPVAQITTVSSATYNHPTVAKRPCGLTGTFTKTGGMVLLCKVCGDIASGFHYGVHACEGCKGFFRRSIQQNIHYKMCVKNEKCLIMRMNRNRCQHCRFKKCLAVGMSRDAVRFGRIPKREKQRLLDEMQSYMNSLNESAPVDMEMSPPSDAPCSPETLTNEGAAPMPPSYSSSLMNSDEKLLKMAGGNANAMSFQNGSVQEAAISHSAAQTQTEQDNMTSGYSGQSNCPVDHNNDNNANTKVDNNKYTFHSNQNQCPFSGALSPQSSSISQNSFSARESHNQSPCPWKLNGGAKVLACPLNACPVAPASRSSQEVWDSFSQCFTPAVREVVEFAKSIPGFQSLSQHDQVMLLKSGTFQVLMVRFCSLFDAKERAVTFLNGQTYSLASLRALGMGSLLDAMFDFSEKLGSMGLEPDEMALFMAVVLVSADRSGIVDVGAVEQLQENLIKALRSLITSRRPDDSTLFPKLLLRLPDLRTLNNHHSDKLLAFRIDP, from the exons atgcaaaCCCACACGGGGAAAGAACACAAGAAGGAAAGAG GTGGTGTCATCCTGTATGCCGGTTCATCCGGCAGCGCCAGCCCCAGTCCTGGCAGTCCTTCCAGCGGATACCAGACGCAGTCGCCCTCCTCTCACTCGCAGCCCTCATCGCCAGAGGGCGTGTCCTTTCAGGAAATTGGGCCCctaaaacagagaggagagccaGGGGGTGGAAATCCTTCTCCACGAATGGTTTTCCAGTTTCCCGAAGTAAACAACGCTCCTGTTGCCCAAATAACAACAGTATCATCGGCGACCTACAACCACCCCACAGTCGCCAAGAGACCTTGCGGTCTTACAGGCACATTCACCA AGACCGGAGGTATGGTACTCCTGTGTAAGGTGTGCGGAGACATTGCATCTGGGTTCCATTATGGTGTGCACGCCTGCGAAGGCTGCAAG GGCTTTTTCAGACGCAGCATCCAGCAGAATATCCACTACAAGATGTGCGTCAAGAATGAGAAGTGTCTCATCATGCGCATGAACAGAAACCGGTGTCAGCACTGCCGCTTCAAAAAGTGTCTCGCTGTTGGAATGTCAAGAGATG CTGTGCGTTTTGGGCGTATCCCTAAACGAGAGAAGCAGAGGCTGCTGGACGAGATGCAGAGCTACATGAACAGCCTCAATGAGTCGGCGCCCGTCGACATGGAGATGTCGCCTCCCTCTGACGCCCCGTGCAGTCCGGAGACCCTGACAAACGAAGGAGCGGCCCCGATGCCACCGTCTTACTCCAGCAGCTTAATGAACAGTGACGAGAAGCTGCTCAAGATGGCTGGCGGCAACGCCAACGCGATGTCTTTCCAAAACGGCTCAGTGCAGGAAGCCGCCATCTCGCACTCCGCTGCGCAGACCCAGACGGAGCAGGACAACATGACGTCGGGCTACTCCGGACAGTCAAACTGCCCAGTGGAccacaacaatgacaacaatgCTAACACCAAGGTTGACAACAACAAGTACACCTTCCATTCCAATCAAAACCAGTGTCCCTTTAGTGGCGCCCTATCACCTCAGTCCAGTTCGATCAGCCAGAACAGTTTCTCAGCCAGGGAGTCCCACAACCAAAGTCCTTGCCCCTGGAAACTAAACGGAGGCGCCAAAGTGCTG GCGTGTCCGCTCAATGCTTGTCCGGTTGCACCGGCCAGCCGATCCAGTCAGGAGGTGTGGGATTCTTTCTCCCAGTGCTTCACCCCCGCGGTCAGAGAAGTCGTGGAATTTGCAAAGAGCATCCCAGGCTTCCAGAGCCTCAGCCAGCACGACCAGGTCATGCTGCTGAAATCCGGCACCTTCCAG GTTTTGATGGTGAGGTTCTGTTCACTGTTTGACGCCAAGGAGCGGGCGGTGACCTTCCTCAACGGGCAGACGTACTCGCTGGCATCGCTGAGGGCTCTGGGGATGGGCTCTCTGCTCGACGCCATGTTTGACTTCAGCGAGAAGCTGGGATCCATGGGCCTGGAGCCAGACGAGATGGCCCTCTTCATGGCCGTCGTGCTCGTCTCTGCCG ATCGCTCGGGCATCGTGGATGTGggagctgtggagcagctgcaggagaacctAATAAAGGCCCTGCGCTCCCTCATCACCAGCCGCCGCCCAGATGACAGCACCCTCTTCCccaagctgctgctgcgtctgcCGGACCTGAGAACCCTCAACAACCATCATTCTGACAAACTCTTGGCCTTCCGTATCGACCCTTGA
- the atf1 gene encoding cyclic AMP-dependent transcription factor ATF-1, with the protein MSLGGSSVAVVQLPGGQFQVQGVIQSAQPSVIQSPHGHAAQAAGSDSEDSQDSSDSGATTQKTREILARRPSYRKILNELSSEEVAHAEGKNNSPTSTGVTVPSTSIYQTSTGQYIAISANGTIQLATSGSEGIHGLQAVTMANSGGSQQGTTVLQYAQTPDGQQILVPSNQVVVQGAGGELQTYQIRTATASSSLPQTVVTNSPVGLSQLKLDDPTVKREIRLAKNRQAARECRRKKKEYVKCLENRVAVLENQNKTLIEELKTLKDLYCVKTG; encoded by the exons ATGTCACTGGGTGGATCCTCTGTAGCTGTTGTTCAGCTGCCCGGAGGTCAGTTCCAGGTTCAGGGAGTGATCCAGTCTGCACAGCCATCTGTCATCCAGTCTCCTCATGGACATGCGGCCCAG gctgctggatcagacagcGAAGACTCTCAGGACTCATCGGACAGCGGGGCGACAACTCAGAAAACCAGAGAGATCCTAGCAAGACGGCCCTCGTACAG AAAAATCCTAAACGAGCTTTCGTCTGAAGAGGTGGCCCACGCTGAGGGGAAGAACAACAGTCCAACTTCCACAGGTGTTACTGTACCCTCAACTTCCATCTACCAGACCAGCACCGGCCAGTACA TTGCTATATCTGCTAATGGTACGATCCAGCTGGCAACGTCAGGATCCGAAGGCATTCATGGCCTGCAGGCTGTTACCATGGCGAACTCTGGTGGAAGTCAACAAGGTACCACGGTGCTCCAGTACGCCCAGACACCTGACGGGCAGCAGATACTGGTCCCCAGCAACCAAGTTGTGGTTCAAG GTGCAGGAGGAGAGCTGCAAACATACCAGATCCGCACAGCGACCGCCTCCAGCTCGCTGCCTCAGACCGTGGTCACCAACTCCCCCGTCGGGTTGTCTCAGTTAAAGCTGGACGATCCAACAGTGAAGAGAGAAATCAGGCTCGCCAAAAACAGGCAA GCCGCCCGCGAGTGCAGACGGAAGAAAAAGGAGTACGTGAAGTGTCTGGAGAACCGCGTAGCCGTTCTcgaaaaccaaaacaagactTTGATCGAAGAGTTGAAAACGTTAAAGGACCTTTACTGCGTCAAAACGGGATGA